The region GTTGGCCAATGTCGAATGCGCGGTGACCCGCAGGTCGGTCACCGGCCATGTCCACGGACCGCAGCAGATCATCGACCTCGAGAAGGCGCTGCGAGGGCACACCATCGACGCCGCATATGGTCTGCGCCGCGAGAAGGAGATCGGGTCGCTCGCGGTCGGCAAGTACGCGGATCTCGTGGAACTGTCCACCGATCCCTACGAGGCCGATCCGACAAAACTGGTCGAGCAGGTTGCGGTGCACGGCACCTGGCTGGCCGGTAGGCGGATCGATCTCGATCAGTTCGTCCAGCAGGTGACAGGCCTCGATCCGGCATCCCACCCGGTCGACCACGGGGACGTCATCGCCACCCACAGTTGCTGATTCGCCGCGGCGCGGGCCCTGATTGCGGGGCGCGGGCCCTGAGGTGCCGGGGCGCGGATCCCGCGGCGCGCTGCAGGGATCGGACACCCACTGCCGTGGTGCGGGAGACTCCGGACCATGGCCTCCACCGCCTCCGCTCACCGCTCTGACGTGATCCGACGGATGACGTCAGGGATGGTCCTGCTGCTCGTGGCCGTGGCCCCGCCGCTGGTTGTCGGGGCCCTGGTCCTGGGCAGCGGGTCGTTCACGCTGTGCCTTTTCGGAGTTCTGGTCGGGCTCATGAACACATTGATCGGTGGGGTGCGTGTCGGGCTCATCGCATCGGCTCTGTTCGTACTGCTCACTCCGGTGGCCTTGACCGTGGGCACCGCTCCGGTGGCCGGCGCCAGTCTCATGGCGGTCATCTGCCTGTTCGTGGGAGGTGGCGCCCTGTGGCGCCGGTACAGCGGCCTCTTCGAAATCCCGTTGGGGATGATCTACCTGATGACGCTGCCCGAGCCGCAGACCAGCGCGATCGCAGCCAAGACCGGTTGGCTGGGATTCCTCGTCACGGCGATGCTCGCGACAGGGGTCAGCGCGCTGTGGTCGGTGGCCGCCGTCCGAGTGCTGAAGGCGGACAAGGATGTGCCCCTCAGCGTCAAGAACGCGAAAGAGGACACGGTCGCGTACACGATCATCATGACGGTGTTGGTGTCCCTGTCGACGCTGTACGTCTTGGCGTTCGCGCAGGACACTCACGGCGTCTGGCTGGTTCTGACCCTGTTCATGGTCCTTCAGATCGGCCCCGGGGCGACAGAGTCACGTGCGTTTCATCGTGTCTGGGGCACGATCGCCGGGGCCTGGCGTCGCCGCTGTCCTGGCCACCGTGGTGCCGAACGAGTGGATCCTGGTGATCCTCGTCGTCGGAGCCTTCTTGGGGACCTTGGCGATGATTGGCCGCTCACCGTACTGGCTGTATACGTTCTTCTTGACCAACCTGATCCTGCTCGGGACAACCCCGACCGATCAGGCCGTCACCTCCAGTCTGGAACGCGTCGGGTACACGGTCGTCGCTGCGCTGCTGTCGCTGCTGGCGATCGGCGCCTACGAACGCTTCTGGCGCCCGCCTGATCCTTGATCGCGCGTCGGCGGCGCCTGCTTCCTAGGCTCTGAGAATCTGGAAGGAACCGAATGCCCGCTGATCTTGTTCTCAAAGCCCAAGCCATCATCACCATGGACGAGACGAACCCCAGAGTCGAAGCGGTGGCGGTGGATAGGGCGGCAGGAACGATCGTCGCCGTCGGCTCGCTGGCGCATGTGCAGTCAGCGGCTCCTGGGGTCGCACCCACGGATCTGGGCGACACCGTGCTGATGCCTGGCTTCATCGAGGCCCACAGCCACCCCATCCCCTCGGGTGTCTTCACCGAGGAGCCCTCGCATTGGATCTCGCGCCCGCAGGGATACGCCACCTACGCCGACGTCCAGGCGCTGTGGCACCAGTTGGACCAGTCCCTTGCGGCGGGAGAGCCGGTCCTGTGCTGGGGGCTCGACCGGCTGGGTCAGGGTGCCCCGCAACTGACCAACACGGAACTCGATGCGTACTTCCCCAGCCGGCCGGCCGCCATCATCGACATCTCGGGCCATGAGGCGTACTTCAACTCCGCCGTCATCACCATGAACGGCTGGACCGATGGCAAGCCTCCCGCAGATCCACCGGCTGCGCGCTTCGGACGCAATGCCGATGGCACATCCAACGGCCGCGCCTACGAGACCGGGGCCGTCGTCGCGGCAGTCAGCGGCGTGCAGAAGAAGGTCGTCACCAACCCGCTGCTCTCGGTGGCCAAGTGGTTCCGGACGTTGGCGCAAGCGGGTGTCACGACGTCGTCGGAGAACTCTTACGCGGCGAATCTTCTGCCGGCCTACGAGGCGCTGTTCTCGTCGGCCCACGTTCCCATTCGTGTCGGTGTGTACCAGGTATCGACGGACCCGACTTGTGGCGATCCCCTCAAGTCGAACGTGCCGCCGACCCGGTTCTGGAAGAACGGCATCAAGGTGTGGTCGGACGGAACGACCTTCATCGGCACACTGGCCGCGTCGTTCCCCTACATCGACAATGCGACTACTCGTAACGCCGACATTCCGATGGGAGTCGGTGGCACGGCGATGATGAACTACACGCGCGAGCAGTTCGACGCGATCCTCGACCAACACGCAGCGTCGGGGCTGCAGATGGCCACCCATGCGCACGGGGATGTGGCAGTGGACATGGTTCTGGACGCCTACGCCGAGGCGCTCGCCCGGCACCACCTGCTGGGCACCGATCACCGCTGGCGGGTGGAGCACTGGAGTGCGGCTGCGTGCCGACCAGTTCCAGCGGGCGGTCGAACTGGGTGTGGCCACGCCCCTGGCGTCCTATCAGTTCATGGATCTCGGGGATCTGTTGGATGGGACGCTGTTCCCCAGCGAGATCGGCAGCCAATGGGTGGCGGCCGCCGATGCCATCAAAGCCGGGTGCCGCGTGTCCTTCCACTCCGACAGTCCCGTCTCTCCGGTCACACCGCTGCTCGACGTGCAGTGCATGTCGTCGCGCCGGACGATGTCCGGCCAACTTCACGGAGCGAATCAGGCGATTTCGCTTGATGACGCCCTGAGAGGCGTGACCATCAATGCGGCGTTCCACTTGCGTCGGGACCACGACCTTGGATCGATCGAGGCCGGCAAACTCGCTGACTTCGTCGAACTGTCGGCGGACCCCTACGGTGTCGATCCCGCGGCGTTGACGGACCACGTCACGGTGTTGGGAACGTGGTCAGGCGGCCGCAAAGTGGACACCGATGCATTCCTCTCGGACATCGAGAAGATCGACCCCAGTCCGCACCAGGACCTGCATCAACACGCCACCACCCCGAAGAGCTGCTGAGCAACGCTGGCGCGCTTGGCGTCCATTCGGGGGATTCCGCGGTGAGCAGTTGATCCGGGCGCGAGCGGGCCTAGCCTGGCCGAACAATCACCATTCCTGCGGGTAGGTCCTCATGAGATTCACGAGCAGAAGCTGGGCTGCCACCGGTGGTTTGTGCGCGGCCCTGGCGCTGGGGCCGCTCACGGTGGTGGCCCCGCAGTCCGCGATTGCCTCCGTCGCTCCCTCGGGTGAAGCGCCTGTTGCGGGCCAATCGTCCTCCACCCGGTCTGGATCAGCCGCGAAGAAGCCGGGGATCTCACTACGCGATGTCAGCGTGAGCCGCGGCTGGCGGCAGGTGGGCGCCGAGATCCGTTGGAGTCGGCATCTGGCAGCCGACCTCCACGGAAAGGCCCGGTTCACCGTTCGACTGGTGGCGTTCAACGACGACCCTGACGACTTCTCGCGAGTGCTCTACGAGCAGAGTCGCCGACATCGGCCCACGGGCTGGAAACAGTCGCCGACCATCAGCCTGGGGGCGGGCAAGGCCCGGATCGCGTCCCGTGCCGTCGATGTGGTGCTGTCGTTCAGCCAGCAGCATGCCCGCAAAGGCGCCCGCCTGTTCACCCGCGCCGACGTCGTGACGACACACCTGCTCACATACGAGGGCCGAAGCGGCCGGCCGACCGACCGCGCACTCCGTACCGGCTTCGAGTGTGGCGCACGTAGCAGCGAGCAGCTCAGAGGTCATCGTGAAGCATGGTGGGGTCGCGATGCAGCGGCTCTCAGATGGCCCTCGAGTCCTCAGCCCCGGTGGCGGGCAGACCGTGGCGGCGCCGGCCAAGGAGGCGTCGGTCAAGGCATTGGAGGCACCGGTGCAACGGCTCGCCACCGATCTCAAGACTGCACTCAACGAATCCACCGGCAACCCGGCTGCGCAGAAGCTGTCCGCAAGAGTCACCGAACACGTGGACACGACGGCTGCGGCACTGGATGAAGCGGCCACGCTCGCGAGTGAGGCGACGAGTACCTCACTCACCGACCAGCAGCGGGCAACCGTCACGGATGCGTTCGGGAAGTCGGTTGGCCGGGCCAAGGTGGAGGTGCAGAAGGCCGCTGAAGCCGCATGCGGCTCGGGCGGGAACGCTTCAGCCCCAGAGAGGTGCGAGTTGCGGAAGATCGACCGTGTGGTGGACAAGTTGTCGGCGGAGGACTTGTCCACGCCGACGCTGGCCGATGACGCAAGTGCCGCCGTCGCGAGGGTTCACAAAGACGTCGTGGATGTACTCGAAGGTCTTGACGTCCTGCAGGAAAGCCTCGCTGATTCCCTGGACTCGATGAGCGCTCTGCGGGGCGAGGCTCGAGACGTCAAGGAGTCGTTGGCCGACGCCCTGGCCGAGAAGACGTCCGTCGCCCACCACGATCCCGCGACAGTTGTCGAGCTTCGAGACCTGCAAGATGCCGGGATCGCGTCACTGGACCAACTTGACGACATCCCGACTGCCGCGAGGGACGTTCTGGCGGGTGGTGCCCTGGACCCGGCTCGCGAGGCGTTCGCCAAGTCCGAGGAAGCCGCGGCGGGCGCCGCGGGTGAGGGCGTCGCCCTTCTGATCGCGGCGTTCTCCGAGGGCGGTGGCGACTTGGCGGCGGCAGATCTGTCGAGGCAGGACCTGTCCGACACGGATTTCAGTGACGCCAATTTCGCCGGGGTTCAGTTGTCCGACGCCAAGCTCACGAACATGACGGCCAAAGGCGCCTATGTCGAAGGGGTCGACGTGCGCGGTGCCGTTGACGCCGGTCCGGCGCTCGTGGGAGCGATCGGGACGCCTGCCGGCACCTCGCCCCCCAGCCCAGCGCCCGCTCCGGCCCCGGAACCCCCCGCTCCAGCGCCCGCTCCGGCCCCGGAGCCCCCCGCGCCGCAACCTGACCCCGTGACTCCAGTTCCGGCGCCGCAACCTGACCCCGTGACTCCGAATCCAACACCAGCCCCCGGACCAACGCTGTTCACGCTGACGTACGACGGCAATGGGTCGACTGGTGGCGCGGCACCGACGGACGGGTCAAGTCCGTATGCAGCGGGGGCTGTGGTGACGGTGTTGGACAACTCCGGGTTGCTGATTCGAGATGGCTTCATCTTTGCGGGGTGGAACACCGCCGCTGATGGTTCGGGCGTACCGTTCCTGCCCGGCATGGCGTTCCCGATGCCGGACAGCGCCGTGACCCTGTACGCGATGTGGGTGCCGACCTTCGTGGTCACCTACGACGCGAACGGCTCAACCGGAGGGACCGTGCCGGTCGATGCGTCCAGCCCTTACCCCCCCGGTGCGGGGGTGACTGTTCTCGGGCAACAGCGGGTCGCTCGTTCGCGCTGGGTTCACGTTCGGGGGCTGGAACACCGCTCCCGACGGGTCGGGCGTCGGCTACCCCCCGGGAGCCGTCTTCCCGATGCCGGACAGCGCCGTGACCCTGTATGCCTGGTGGCTCTGAGCATCAAGAGGGCGGCCCACTCGACCCCCAGAGCGGGACGGTCGCGCCTCAGGGAGCAGGTACCCGATACCCGGCGACCTGACGAATGCCGGCAGGTCGCCATTTCCGGCGGGTAAGCCTCACTGCTTGGCGGAATCGCGGCAATCCGCCCGCGAGGAGCGGGATGAGCGGCTGCGAGCAAGGTCTCGGCTGGACAGACCCCTCCGGAGGCAGCGCCGGTCACCACTGTCACCTCGGTCGCCGCGATCAACTCACCCCCACCGGCATCGCAGTTGGCGACCAGGTCCAGTCCCAGGGCCGAAGGATCGAGGTCGCGGGCACCCGCTGGGGACTGGGCCATCACGACACGGTCCGGGCGGACGACCACCGCACTCGCACCCGACCGGGATAGCCAGGGCAACAAGATCCCGTCGGAGTCCGAGACCACGACGTCGGCCCCGGCGACCCCTGCGGCGGGCACTGGCACCGGAGTGATCACGATCAACGGAGCCGACAGACGCCGCGCGACCTCGCTGAGTCCCGGCTCCACTGCGGCGTTGGTCAGGACGGCGAATCCGCTTCCGAGGACCTCGTCGAGACGGACCCGATCACCCCGCCACTCGACCCAGGGTTGCGGAACCAGCGTCCCCGGCAGCGACGAACCTCGTGAACGCCGAGCCAACGGTCCCGTCGGCAACGGTGGCGGAGGGCTGTCGAGTACCTTCGTCGATGCTCCCGGTATCCGGCACAGGGCAGCGAGTGCGACCCGGCGGACGTGACCCATGACGTTCGGACCGCCGGTCATCACGACACCAAGTCGCACAGCCTTGTCGATCAGCGCCTTGGCGGGGGCGCTTCGCTCGGACTGGTAAGTGGCCAGGAGTTCCTCCGGAGCCCGGCCCTGGAGCACCGCAGCGATCTTCCACGTCAGGTTCGACACATCACGCATCGCAGCGCACAAGCCTTGCCCGATGAACGGGGGAGTCAGGTGGGCGGCATCCCCGAGGAGGAACACCCGGCCGTCCTGCCACCGGTCAGCGATGCGAGCCCGGAACGTGTACTCCGCCTTGCGGACCACCTCCAACGACGCGAACGGCACATCTTTGGTCCAGGGTCGGATCAACTCCGCCAGCCGGGCGGGGGCGATCAGGTCGTCGATCTGTTCAGCAGTGTCGAGCCGGAACTCCCAGCGGTATCGGCCCGGAACCACCTGCATGAATGTCGCCGGCCGTCGGGTATCCGACACTTGGTCCACGCCGTTCCACACATCCAATGGCTCGGGGGACACTACGTCGACCACGAGCCAGCGCTCCTCGAATCCGAGGTCCAACAGCGACGAGCCGATCGCGTCCCGCACCGTGCTGTTGGCGCCGTCGCAGCCGAGCACCGCATGTGCCCAGATGGTGGAGTGGACACCGGTATCGAGGTCCTTGACGACTGCACGCACGGGCGCCGGGCCGTCGGTCTCGTTCTGCGTCAGCGACACCAACTCGGTTCGGCCCGCCAGACGCGCCTCCGGCGAGCGAGCGAGAGTGTCGCGCAAGACCCGTTCGAGTTCGGGCTGGTCGAAGAAGTTGGCCTGCGGCCAGCCGTGATCCCCTACCGATCGGGTGCGGTCGAACTGTGCCATGGTGCGAAGCCGAGAATCGACGACCCGCAGGCCCTGACGCGGCTCCGAGATCTGCCCGAACGCGTCCGCCGCTCCGATTCCCTGGAGGATGCGGTAGATCTCATCGTCGAGGTGCACGGCTCGAGGCAACGGGTAGATGTCGGGCCAACGATCGATCACCAAGGCGTCGACCCCCCGCTGGGCGAGGGTGGTCGCCGCGACCACCCCGGTGGGGCCGCCACCGACGACCAGCACGGACACAACCTCGCCATCGCGGTACTGGGCGCTCATGATGCCCCCGCCACAATCGTCGCCTGCGACCCGAGGTTGATGCGATCGTCACCGGTCGCGATGGTCGCCGTGATCAGATCACCGGCTTGGAGGTATTCCGGAACCTTCTCCTGCTTCCCGAAGAACACCTTCCACTTCACTGCGGGGGGAAGGAGGGCGCCGACCAGCTCCACCACGTGGGGAGGCGCCTGCAGTGCGGTGCCGCCGGGAGTTCCGGTCAGCAGGACGTCACCGGCCTGCATCGGCTGGAACCGGGCCAACGCGGTCAGCGCAGCGGGTGGTTCGACGATCATGTCGGCCACGGTCCGGTCCTGACGCAAGGAACCGTTGACCCACAGTTGTAGCCGCAGATCGACCAGCCGCCTCATCTCGGCCGCGTCCAGCAGCACTAGGCGCGGACCCACTGGGGTGAAGCGTCGGGTAGCTCTTGCTCTCGTAGAACTGTCCCTTGCTGCAGTTGGACGTCCCGTGCGGAAACGTCGTTGGCGATGACCAGTCCGGCGACGTAGTCGGGCAGTGACTCCGCCGTGACCGTCGTCCCGACCGGGAGTGGGGCGCCGAACACCAGCCCGAGTTCGATCTCGTAGTCGAGCAGCCGCACGTGGTTCGGACGACGGATCCGATCAGTGGGTCCGCTGATGGAGTGTGA is a window of Candidatus Nanopelagicales bacterium DNA encoding:
- a CDS encoding InlB B-repeat-containing protein, producing the protein MQRLSDGPRVLSPGGGQTVAAPAKEASVKALEAPVQRLATDLKTALNESTGNPAAQKLSARVTEHVDTTAAALDEAATLASEATSTSLTDQQRATVTDAFGKSVGRAKVEVQKAAEAACGSGGNASAPERCELRKIDRVVDKLSAEDLSTPTLADDASAAVARVHKDVVDVLEGLDVLQESLADSLDSMSALRGEARDVKESLADALAEKTSVAHHDPATVVELRDLQDAGIASLDQLDDIPTAARDVLAGGALDPAREAFAKSEEAAAGAAGEGVALLIAAFSEGGGDLAAADLSRQDLSDTDFSDANFAGVQLSDAKLTNMTAKGAYVEGVDVRGAVDAGPALVGAIGTPAGTSPPSPAPAPAPEPPAPAPAPAPEPPAPQPDPVTPVPAPQPDPVTPNPTPAPGPTLFTLTYDGNGSTGGAAPTDGSSPYAAGAVVTVLDNSGLLIRDGFIFAGWNTAADGSGVPFLPGMAFPMPDSAVTLYAMWVPTFVVTYDANGSTGGTVPVDASSPYPPGAGVTVLGQQRVARSRWVHVRGLEHRSRRVGRRLPPGSRLPDAGQRRDPVCLVALSIKRAAHSTPRAGRSRLREQVPDTRRPDECRQVAISGG
- a CDS encoding fumarylacetoacetate hydrolase family protein, whose product is MGPRLVLLDAAEMRRLVDLRLQLWVNGSLRQDRTVADMIVEPPAALTALARFQPMQAGDVLLTGTPGGTALQAPPHVVELVGALLPPAVKWKVFFGKQEKVPEYLQAGDLITATIATGDDRINLGSQATIVAGAS
- a CDS encoding fumarylacetoacetate hydrolase family protein; amino-acid sequence: MQRPRPSFWPIAAPWNARPREPLTDDRPRAQDLALQSPVTAPCRLVAQMVNYRSHARESGFDPAQVQPTFFRKASHSISGPTDRIRRPNHVRLLDYEIELGLVFGAPLPVGTTVTAESLPDYVAGLVIANDVSARDVQLQQGTVLREQELPDASPQWVRA